The following proteins come from a genomic window of Orenia metallireducens:
- a CDS encoding phosphoribosylformylglycinamidine synthase: MSEIRRVYVEKKEGYNVQAKQLLADLKESLQLENLENVRIVNRYDISNISEEAYQQACYTILSEPTVDNLSEEELELSQSETAFGVEYLPGQYDQRADSAEQCMQILNNDEKPIVRAARVIVLKGDLTVEEIEKIKEYYINPVDSREADLAKPETLEMKYEVPTEIEIIDGFIEADGAGIENLLAELGLAMSKEDLLHTQKYFRDTEQRNPTITEIRLLDTYWSDHCRHTTFLTKIEDVEIEEDKYTKPIAEAYAEYLAGREVVYEGKEKDICLMDIALMGMKELRKDGKLEDLEVSNEVNAASIVVPVDADGEEEEWLVMFKNETHNHPTEIEPFGGAATCLGGAIRDPLSGRSYVYQAMRITGSGDPRTPIEETIPGKLPQKKIAQEASHGYSSYGNQIGLATGMVQEIYDEKYLAKHMEIGAVVAAAPKENVVRGTAEPGDIIILLGGQTGRDGCGGATGSSKAHTEESIEECGAEVQKGNPPTERKIQRLFRNPKVSKMIKVCNDFGAGGVSVAIGELADALEINLDAVPKKYAGLDGTELAISESQERMAVVIDKENVEKFIELSETENLEATVVAEVKGHRRLIMRWQGNDIVNISRDFLDTNGATQKTKVVVKKPQEESYFKTAIKTRLSAGKDLKEKWLENISDINVCSQKGLVEKFDSSIGAGTVLMPFGGKYQLTPTQSMVAKIPMLEGDTTTGTIMSHGYNSKLSTWSPFHGALYAVIESVAKVVATGGSYEKIRFTFQEYFERLNNDYSKWGKPFSALLGAYYAQKRFGLPAIGGKDSMSGTFNEINVPPTLVSFAVDTVDVNDVISPEFKDTDSQLVYLPVEKDTAEMPDFDKLMIAYNKVTELIKAGKVLAAQAITLGGIAEAVTKMSFGNKIGITFQSKIEDDKLFTPDYGALVLEVKAAEDLAELFGEVEYEVLGTTNNEEIIKVNGVELAIDETINAWEKPLEKIYKTKTEEDTKDYEFKPYKVEEIYTPKIKVAKPKVLIPVFPGTNCEYDTAKQFEQAGAEVETLVFKNLKPQQIEESIKAMAESINSSQIVMLAGGFSAGDEPEGSGKFIATVFRNPQIKEAVMNLLNNRDGLMLGICNGFQALIKLGLVPYGEIRELTEDAPTLTYNTIGRHVSCIANTRIVSNKSPWLANVELGDVHAIPVSHGEGRFVASEEVAKELFAKGQVATQYVDLAGNPSSDIAFNPNGSVYAIEGITSPDGRVLGKMGHSERIGTNVSKNIIGKKDQMLFKAGVEYFKK, translated from the coding sequence ATGTCCGAAATCAGAAGAGTTTATGTAGAGAAGAAAGAAGGATATAATGTACAAGCTAAACAACTATTAGCTGATTTAAAAGAAAGCTTACAGCTAGAAAATTTAGAAAATGTTAGAATAGTAAATAGATATGATATCTCTAATATATCGGAAGAAGCCTATCAGCAAGCATGTTATACAATCTTATCAGAACCGACGGTAGACAATTTATCTGAAGAAGAGTTAGAATTATCTCAATCAGAGACAGCCTTTGGAGTAGAGTATTTACCAGGACAATATGATCAGAGAGCAGATTCAGCAGAGCAGTGTATGCAGATATTAAATAATGATGAAAAGCCGATTGTTAGAGCAGCAAGGGTAATTGTATTAAAGGGAGACTTAACAGTAGAAGAGATAGAGAAGATTAAAGAATATTATATTAATCCTGTAGATTCAAGAGAAGCAGATTTGGCAAAGCCAGAAACTTTAGAGATGAAGTATGAAGTTCCAACAGAAATAGAGATAATTGATGGTTTCATTGAAGCTGATGGAGCAGGTATAGAGAATTTATTAGCTGAATTGGGACTAGCTATGAGTAAAGAGGATTTACTCCATACTCAAAAATACTTTAGAGATACAGAGCAGAGAAATCCTACAATTACAGAGATCAGATTATTAGATACCTACTGGTCAGACCATTGTCGCCATACAACCTTCTTAACTAAGATAGAGGATGTAGAGATAGAAGAGGATAAATATACTAAGCCAATCGCTGAGGCTTATGCAGAGTATTTAGCAGGAAGAGAAGTAGTTTATGAGGGTAAAGAGAAGGATATTTGTTTGATGGATATCGCTTTAATGGGGATGAAAGAGTTAAGAAAAGATGGTAAGTTAGAGGACTTAGAAGTCTCTAATGAAGTTAATGCAGCTAGTATAGTTGTTCCTGTCGATGCTGATGGTGAGGAAGAGGAATGGCTAGTAATGTTTAAAAATGAAACTCATAACCATCCTACAGAGATTGAGCCCTTTGGTGGAGCGGCAACTTGTTTAGGTGGAGCTATTCGTGACCCATTATCAGGTCGCTCTTATGTCTATCAAGCGATGCGAATTACAGGAAGTGGAGACCCAAGAACTCCAATAGAAGAGACAATACCAGGTAAGTTACCACAGAAGAAGATAGCCCAAGAGGCTTCCCATGGTTATAGTTCCTATGGAAACCAGATTGGACTAGCAACAGGAATGGTACAAGAGATTTATGATGAAAAATATCTAGCTAAGCATATGGAGATAGGTGCAGTAGTAGCAGCAGCACCTAAGGAGAATGTTGTTAGAGGAACTGCTGAGCCAGGAGATATCATCATCCTTTTAGGTGGACAGACAGGGCGTGATGGTTGTGGTGGTGCTACAGGTTCATCAAAAGCCCATACAGAAGAGTCGATTGAAGAGTGTGGTGCAGAAGTACAAAAAGGAAACCCACCTACCGAGAGAAAGATTCAAAGATTATTTAGAAATCCTAAGGTAAGTAAGATGATTAAGGTCTGTAATGACTTTGGTGCTGGTGGTGTATCAGTAGCAATTGGTGAGTTAGCTGATGCTTTAGAGATTAATCTAGATGCTGTACCAAAGAAGTATGCAGGGTTAGATGGAACAGAATTGGCTATATCTGAGTCCCAAGAACGAATGGCTGTAGTAATAGATAAAGAGAATGTAGAGAAGTTTATAGAGTTATCAGAGACAGAGAACTTAGAAGCAACTGTAGTTGCAGAGGTCAAAGGTCATAGAAGATTGATCATGAGATGGCAAGGTAATGATATAGTAAATATCAGTAGAGACTTCTTAGATACCAATGGTGCAACTCAAAAAACTAAAGTAGTAGTTAAGAAGCCTCAAGAAGAAAGCTACTTTAAAACAGCTATAAAGACGAGATTATCAGCAGGGAAGGATTTAAAAGAAAAATGGTTAGAGAATATCTCAGATATTAATGTCTGTAGTCAAAAGGGATTAGTAGAAAAATTTGACAGCTCAATTGGGGCAGGGACTGTACTGATGCCTTTTGGAGGAAAGTATCAATTGACCCCTACACAGAGTATGGTAGCTAAGATACCTATGTTAGAAGGTGATACAACTACAGGTACTATTATGAGTCATGGTTACAACTCAAAGCTATCCACTTGGAGTCCATTCCATGGAGCCTTGTATGCAGTAATTGAATCAGTAGCAAAGGTAGTAGCTACTGGTGGAAGTTATGAGAAAATTAGATTTACCTTCCAAGAATACTTTGAAAGATTAAATAATGATTATTCTAAATGGGGTAAACCTTTTAGTGCATTATTAGGAGCTTATTATGCCCAAAAGAGATTTGGTTTACCTGCAATTGGTGGTAAGGACAGTATGTCAGGAACCTTTAATGAGATTAATGTACCACCAACATTAGTATCTTTTGCAGTAGATACAGTAGATGTAAATGATGTTATCTCACCAGAATTTAAAGATACTGATAGTCAGCTAGTTTATCTACCAGTAGAGAAAGATACAGCTGAAATGCCTGATTTTGATAAATTAATGATTGCTTACAACAAAGTAACTGAATTAATTAAAGCAGGAAAAGTCTTAGCAGCTCAAGCAATAACTTTAGGTGGTATCGCAGAAGCAGTAACTAAGATGAGCTTTGGTAATAAGATAGGTATTACATTCCAAAGCAAAATAGAAGACGATAAGTTATTTACTCCAGATTATGGAGCACTTGTTTTAGAAGTAAAAGCAGCAGAAGATTTAGCAGAGTTATTTGGAGAAGTAGAGTATGAAGTCTTAGGTACAACAAATAATGAAGAAATTATCAAAGTTAATGGTGTAGAACTAGCTATCGATGAAACGATAAATGCTTGGGAGAAACCTTTAGAGAAGATATATAAGACTAAGACTGAGGAAGATACTAAAGATTATGAGTTCAAGCCATATAAAGTAGAAGAGATTTATACACCCAAGATTAAGGTGGCAAAGCCTAAAGTCTTAATACCAGTCTTCCCTGGAACAAACTGTGAATATGATACAGCAAAACAGTTCGAGCAAGCAGGGGCAGAGGTAGAGACCTTAGTATTTAAGAACTTAAAGCCTCAGCAGATAGAAGAGTCAATAAAAGCTATGGCAGAGTCAATTAATAGCTCTCAGATAGTAATGTTAGCAGGAGGATTTAGTGCAGGAGATGAGCCTGAAGGTTCTGGTAAATTTATAGCAACAGTCTTTAGAAATCCTCAGATTAAAGAAGCGGTAATGAACCTATTAAATAATCGAGATGGATTAATGCTAGGTATCTGTAACGGTTTCCAAGCTTTAATTAAGTTAGGTTTAGTACCTTATGGAGAGATTAGAGAATTGACAGAGGATGCACCTACATTAACTTATAATACAATCGGACGCCATGTATCATGTATCGCAAATACAAGGATAGTATCAAATAAATCACCATGGTTAGCCAATGTTGAGTTAGGGGATGTTCATGCAATTCCCGTATCACATGGAGAAGGTCGCTTTGTAGCTAGTGAAGAGGTTGCTAAAGAACTCTTTGCTAAGGGGCAGGTAGCTACTCAATATGTAGATTTAGCTGGAAATCCAAGTTCTGATATAGCCTTTAATCCTAACGGTTCAGTTTATGCTATAGAAGGTATTACAAGTCCTGATGGTAGAGTATTAGGTAAGATGGGACATTCAGAACGAATCGGAACTAATGTATCTAAGAATATAATTGGTAAGAAAGACCAGATGTTATTTAAAGCTGGGGTAGAGTATTTTAAAAAATAA
- a CDS encoding patatin-like phospholipase family protein: MKINKLRINLSLSGGGIKGIAHLGGIKALEEDNIEIVGIAGSSAGAIIAALYGAGYNCEELKAIMYEHDFDEFKDNFSLIRLARNYGLYQGKSVLKWMRSKLASRGIRTFKDFDKDVNIIASNVNYKRPKVFSKGYTPNVSVAEAVRMSMSIPVLYVPYYYKSNLYVDGGVMNNLPLKVFNRSRLPCLGFMLVEEVGNRAKKINGFIEYLSAIMEMIIIVNEQRQIELSRSHIIAIPTGKIRATDFSLGKEDKDWLYNSGYTNAKKKLEYFKDRRLRKGIATFKGIEDIDNIKGTLIELEEFAEEMIDFLKFRIEISSFDTIISFDSDDYLFSYFVAQKLNKRFTVINQDKENIEYRYSQIRANDKAIILNFKNNPNAFLDILNNDKICSLKLKGIFSFIKRQKDDVRLLEYGLISDSCYNL, encoded by the coding sequence GTGAAGATAAATAAATTAAGGATTAATCTCTCATTAAGTGGAGGAGGAATTAAAGGAATAGCCCATTTGGGTGGAATTAAGGCTTTGGAGGAAGATAATATTGAGATTGTAGGGATTGCAGGGAGTTCAGCAGGGGCTATTATAGCAGCACTTTATGGTGCAGGCTATAATTGTGAAGAGCTAAAGGCAATTATGTATGAGCATGACTTTGATGAATTTAAGGATAACTTCTCTTTAATCAGATTAGCTAGAAATTATGGTTTATATCAAGGTAAGAGTGTTTTGAAGTGGATGAGGTCTAAATTAGCTTCTAGAGGAATTAGAACTTTTAAAGATTTTGATAAAGATGTTAATATTATAGCATCTAATGTTAATTATAAGAGACCCAAGGTTTTTTCTAAAGGTTATACTCCTAATGTATCAGTTGCAGAAGCAGTAAGGATGTCAATGAGTATTCCAGTCCTATATGTACCTTATTACTATAAATCTAATCTCTATGTTGATGGTGGTGTAATGAATAATTTACCTTTGAAGGTTTTTAATCGGTCACGTCTACCTTGCTTAGGATTTATGCTAGTAGAAGAAGTAGGAAATAGAGCGAAAAAGATAAATGGTTTTATTGAATATCTATCTGCGATAATGGAGATGATTATTATAGTAAATGAACAAAGGCAGATTGAGTTATCTAGGTCTCATATTATAGCTATTCCTACAGGCAAGATTAGAGCTACAGATTTTTCTTTGGGCAAGGAGGATAAGGACTGGTTATATAACTCTGGCTATACTAATGCTAAGAAAAAACTGGAATATTTTAAAGACAGGCGTTTAAGAAAGGGAATAGCCACTTTTAAAGGGATAGAGGATATAGATAATATAAAAGGGACTCTTATAGAGCTAGAGGAATTTGCTGAAGAGATGATAGATTTCTTGAAATTTAGGATAGAAATTAGTTCTTTTGATACTATAATTTCTTTTGATAGTGATGATTATCTATTCTCCTATTTTGTAGCTCAAAAGTTGAACAAAAGATTTACAGTTATTAATCAAGACAAGGAGAATATTGAATATCGTTATAGCCAAATTAGGGCTAATGATAAGGCGATAATACTCAATTTTAAGAATAACCCCAACGCATTCCTGGATATACTAAATAATGATAAAATATGTTCACTCAAACTAAAGGGTATCTTCTCTTTTATTAAACGCCAAAAAGATGATGTTAGGCTATTAGAGTATGGTTTGATCTCTGATTCTTGTTATAATTTATAG
- a CDS encoding ferritin-like domain-containing protein yields the protein MDFVTENKLGATKGTELEKVVDGQFKGETQETGLYLAMARQAQREGYPEVAEVLKRIAIEEAEHAARFAELNGKISASTKENIEKMLQGEQGANKMKHKAAVTAKEENLDAANDVFNESAKDEARHAAMLKGMLDRYFG from the coding sequence ATGGATTTTGTAACTGAAAACAAATTAGGAGCAACTAAAGGGACAGAGTTAGAAAAGGTTGTGGATGGACAGTTTAAAGGAGAGACTCAAGAAACAGGATTATATTTAGCTATGGCGCGTCAGGCACAAAGAGAAGGATATCCTGAGGTAGCAGAAGTATTAAAGAGAATAGCTATAGAAGAGGCTGAACATGCAGCTAGATTTGCTGAATTAAATGGTAAAATTTCTGCTTCTACAAAAGAGAACATTGAGAAGATGCTACAAGGAGAGCAAGGTGCTAATAAGATGAAGCATAAGGCTGCTGTAACTGCTAAAGAAGAAAATCTAGATGCAGCTAATGATGTCTTTAATGAGTCTGCTAAAGATGAAGCTAGACATGCTGCTATGTTAAAGGGTATGTTAGATAGATATTTTGGATAA
- a CDS encoding extracellular solute-binding protein, whose protein sequence is MKKKILVLTLIVALSLGVVSPFAFAAEELTVWVSNGDETNWMIKAAELYQEKTGVKVKIESVPEIDQAQRLALDGPSGKGADVVGWFHDKLGRAVIQGLIEPLDGYLPAGYAQENFLENSVEALTYNGKLYGLPYAFQSIAMIYNKDFYSEPPKTFDELITKAKKLTNARQDKYGFLFEANNFYYSGAIFNAYGAYPFGKNADGSYNFTNMTLANEGGIKAAKLIKSFRDEGLIPKGTTGDTINGLFSEGKVGAMFNGDWRIKDIKEAGVNYAVAPMPKLPNGEYPQTFLTVKGYYLSKFSKNKELAADFIKFVTNSKMSMDHFDTNGILVPHKDVVGSEALMNNPDISGFIIQARRGIPMPNAPEFMQVWSPANNAMTFILNGQMPAEVILPMTVDMIQEGIMQMR, encoded by the coding sequence ATGAAAAAAAAGATATTGGTATTAACACTTATAGTTGCTCTTTCTCTTGGAGTAGTCTCCCCATTTGCATTTGCAGCAGAAGAGTTAACTGTATGGGTAAGTAATGGTGATGAGACAAATTGGATGATAAAGGCTGCTGAACTTTATCAAGAAAAGACTGGTGTAAAAGTTAAAATTGAAAGTGTACCAGAAATAGATCAAGCACAAAGGTTGGCTTTAGATGGTCCTTCTGGAAAGGGTGCTGATGTTGTAGGATGGTTCCATGATAAGCTTGGTAGAGCTGTAATTCAGGGGTTAATTGAACCTTTAGATGGCTATTTACCAGCAGGTTACGCTCAAGAGAACTTTTTAGAAAACTCTGTTGAGGCATTAACTTATAATGGAAAACTTTATGGATTACCATATGCATTCCAGAGTATTGCAATGATTTATAATAAAGATTTTTATTCAGAACCACCTAAGACTTTTGATGAATTGATTACAAAAGCTAAGAAGTTAACTAATGCAAGACAGGATAAATATGGATTCTTATTTGAAGCTAATAATTTCTACTATAGTGGAGCTATTTTCAATGCATATGGTGCATATCCCTTTGGAAAAAATGCTGATGGAAGTTATAATTTTACCAATATGACATTGGCTAATGAAGGTGGTATTAAAGCTGCTAAATTAATTAAGAGTTTTAGAGATGAAGGATTAATTCCTAAAGGTACTACTGGAGATACTATCAATGGGTTATTTAGTGAAGGAAAAGTTGGGGCTATGTTTAATGGTGACTGGAGAATTAAAGATATTAAAGAGGCTGGAGTAAATTATGCTGTTGCACCAATGCCTAAATTACCTAATGGAGAATATCCACAAACTTTCCTTACTGTAAAAGGATATTACTTAAGTAAGTTCTCTAAAAATAAGGAACTTGCAGCTGATTTTATCAAGTTTGTAACTAACTCTAAGATGTCAATGGATCACTTTGATACTAATGGTATTCTTGTTCCACATAAAGATGTTGTTGGTAGCGAAGCATTAATGAATAATCCTGATATAAGTGGTTTTATTATTCAAGCTAGACGTGGAATTCCAATGCCAAATGCACCTGAATTTATGCAAGTTTGGTCACCAGCTAATAATGCTATGACATTTATCTTAAATGGTCAGATGCCAGCTGAAGTTATATTGCCAATGACTGTTGATATGATTCAAGAAGGAATTATGCAGATGAGATAA
- a CDS encoding carbohydrate ABC transporter permease encodes MRSETSTNVRVGSNQARNSAILSAVVMGLGQFLNGQYIKGAIFLLYYISFWFQSPGYFMENIKGLITLGSNPEVDHSIFMMIYGIVSVVLLVVAIGIHVFNIVDAYNNGKKIDNGEEVPSFKDSIKNMMEIGFPYIAISPGMVMLFIATIFPLIFSVLLAFTSYDLYHSPPAKLIDWVGLQNFRDIMTLSTWRMTFIKVFSWTVIWTISSTVSIFALGLFLAVVLNHKNIKGRNILRTILMIPWAIPAFVSMLIWRGLLNYNFGQVNKLLAIIGIDKVPWLEDIMWARISVLLVNLWLSFPFIMALCSGVLQSIPESLYEAADVDGASVIQKFTGITLPLVLRQIAPLMIMQFAFQFNNFGIIYLLNNGNPPQFGYQGAGGTDILISWVYKLTIDRLKWNYAAAISILIFIVVAGFSIYQFRRTNSFKEEELS; translated from the coding sequence GTGAGGTCAGAAACTAGCACAAATGTTAGAGTAGGTAGTAATCAAGCAAGAAACAGTGCTATATTATCAGCTGTAGTTATGGGGCTAGGACAATTTTTGAATGGGCAATATATAAAAGGAGCTATATTTCTTCTTTATTATATTTCTTTTTGGTTCCAAAGCCCAGGATATTTTATGGAAAATATTAAAGGGTTGATTACTTTAGGAAGTAATCCTGAAGTAGACCATTCTATTTTTATGATGATTTATGGTATTGTAAGTGTGGTATTATTAGTAGTAGCAATAGGTATTCATGTTTTTAATATAGTTGATGCATATAATAATGGTAAAAAGATAGATAATGGTGAAGAGGTACCTAGTTTTAAAGATTCTATTAAGAACATGATGGAAATTGGTTTTCCCTATATTGCTATAAGTCCAGGTATGGTTATGTTATTTATTGCAACTATCTTTCCCTTAATCTTCTCTGTTCTATTAGCTTTTACTAGCTATGACTTATATCATTCTCCACCTGCTAAATTAATTGATTGGGTTGGATTGCAGAACTTTAGAGATATTATGACCTTATCTACATGGAGAATGACCTTTATTAAGGTATTCTCTTGGACAGTTATTTGGACAATATCATCTACAGTTAGTATTTTTGCATTAGGATTATTTCTAGCTGTTGTTCTAAATCATAAGAATATTAAAGGAAGAAATATATTAAGGACTATTTTGATGATTCCTTGGGCTATTCCTGCATTCGTTTCTATGTTGATTTGGAGGGGGTTATTGAATTATAATTTTGGTCAGGTTAACAAATTATTAGCGATTATTGGTATAGATAAAGTACCTTGGTTAGAAGATATTATGTGGGCTAGAATAAGTGTATTACTTGTTAATCTATGGTTATCATTCCCCTTTATTATGGCATTATGTTCAGGTGTTTTACAGAGTATTCCAGAATCATTATATGAAGCCGCTGATGTTGATGGGGCTAGTGTTATTCAGAAATTTACAGGAATTACATTACCATTAGTATTAAGACAGATTGCTCCTTTGATGATTATGCAATTTGCCTTCCAATTTAATAACTTTGGAATTATCTATCTATTAAATAATGGTAATCCTCCTCAATTTGGTTATCAAGGTGCTGGGGGAACGGATATTCTTATTTCTTGGGTATATAAATTGACTATAGATAGATTAAAATGGAACTATGCTGCGGCTATTTCAATTCTTATCTTTATTGTAGTTGCAGGATTTAGTATTTATCAATTCAGAAGAACAAATTCCTTTAAAGAAGAGGAGTTGAGTTAA
- a CDS encoding sugar ABC transporter permease encodes MSLGQEQRSRLGLIFCYTIIIIAIIAALYPAIWIIGSALNPGNSLYSSSLIPENASLKNFKDLLTSEEYNYVKWYINSIKIGALNSFFAVLLTSLTAYVFSKTRFWGRKYGLMTFLVIQMFPGIMSMVAIYVLLNMFGLLDTHFGLLLVYLGAAVPFSTWMIKGYFDTIPSSLVEAAKIDGASRFRIFWQIMLPLAKPMLAVVAMMNFINPFNDFVMAALVLRSPEKQTLAVGLYNMINSQFNNDWTLFSAGAVLAAVPIMIVFLSMQRYYVHGLSAGATKG; translated from the coding sequence ATGAGTTTAGGACAAGAACAACGAAGTAGGCTTGGTTTAATTTTTTGTTACACGATAATTATTATTGCGATTATAGCGGCACTATATCCAGCTATTTGGATTATAGGTTCTGCTTTAAACCCTGGAAATAGTTTGTATAGTTCAAGCTTAATTCCTGAAAATGCAAGTCTTAAGAACTTTAAAGACTTATTGACTAGTGAAGAGTATAATTATGTCAAATGGTATATAAATAGTATCAAAATTGGTGCATTGAATTCTTTCTTTGCGGTATTATTAACATCACTTACTGCATACGTTTTCTCTAAGACCAGATTCTGGGGAAGAAAATATGGATTAATGACATTCTTGGTTATTCAAATGTTCCCTGGGATTATGTCTATGGTAGCTATCTATGTATTATTAAATATGTTTGGATTATTAGATACTCATTTTGGATTACTATTGGTTTATTTGGGTGCGGCAGTTCCATTCTCTACTTGGATGATTAAAGGTTATTTTGATACTATTCCATCTAGTTTAGTAGAAGCTGCTAAAATTGATGGGGCTAGTCGTTTTAGAATCTTCTGGCAGATTATGCTACCATTAGCTAAGCCGATGTTAGCAGTTGTAGCTATGATGAACTTTATTAACCCATTTAATGACTTTGTTATGGCTGCACTTGTTTTAAGAAGCCCAGAGAAGCAGACTTTAGCAGTGGGGCTATATAATATGATTAATAGCCAGTTTAATAATGATTGGACATTATTCTCTGCAGGGGCTGTATTAGCAGCTGTTCCAATCATGATTGTATTCTTATCTATGCAAAGATATTATGTACATGGACTTTCTGCTGGTGCTACTAAAGGTTAA
- a CDS encoding thymidine kinase — MHGYYGCVNTGWVEVVTGVMFSGKSSELIRRIERAVIAKQEVLVFKPSIDNRYSDTAVATHNGITIKAQIVDNVKQIRRIIKEESQQKEIDVVAIDEGQFFSDEIILLADELAEEGYRVIIAGLDTDFAGRGFGPIPELMARAEYVSKLHAVCVKCSNPATRNQRLIDGKPASIDDPIVVVGADEKYEPRCRACHELKKD; from the coding sequence ATGCATGGGTACTATGGATGTGTCAATACTGGATGGGTAGAAGTAGTGACAGGAGTTATGTTTTCAGGTAAGAGCAGTGAATTGATCAGAAGAATAGAGAGGGCTGTGATTGCTAAACAGGAAGTACTGGTATTTAAGCCCAGTATAGATAATAGATATAGTGATACGGCAGTAGCAACACATAATGGTATTACAATCAAGGCTCAGATTGTTGATAATGTTAAACAGATTAGAAGAATAATCAAAGAAGAGAGTCAGCAAAAAGAGATAGATGTGGTAGCTATTGATGAAGGGCAGTTTTTCTCTGATGAGATCATACTATTAGCCGATGAATTAGCAGAAGAAGGCTATCGGGTAATCATAGCTGGATTAGACACTGATTTTGCTGGGAGGGGTTTTGGACCTATACCAGAATTGATGGCTAGGGCAGAGTATGTTAGTAAATTACATGCTGTATGTGTTAAATGCTCTAATCCAGCTACTAGAAACCAGAGATTGATTGATGGCAAGCCAGCAAGTATTGATGACCCAATAGTGGTAGTAGGTGCTGATGAGAAGTATGAGCCCCGTTGTCGTGCTTGCCATGAATTAAAGAAGGATTAA
- a CDS encoding P1 family peptidase — protein sequence MKDYITDVPEIKVGHQDDKEGMTGCTVILAAEGAVAGVDVRGSAPGTRETDLLSPINMIEKVNAVLLSGGSAFGLAAADGVMAALEENNIGFDVGVTKVPIVPAAVLFDLTVGNHKIRPDYKMGYRAVKAASTEENRLGKVGVGMGCTVGKLLGPKHATPSGLGSASIKLKDDIYIGALVAVNAFGDIFDHEGRIIAGCKGKGGRFVNTYEAMKGHKVRGLGQNTTIGVIATNAKLSKTEATKIAQVAHNGYAKHINPVHTMLDGDTIFAMSTGHKSIEINLLATAASEVMGRAIVKAVQAVNLD from the coding sequence ATGAAAGATTATATTACCGATGTCCCTGAAATTAAGGTCGGGCATCAAGATGATAAGGAAGGAATGACAGGATGTACAGTTATCCTAGCTGCTGAAGGTGCTGTAGCTGGAGTAGATGTCCGTGGTTCAGCCCCAGGAACCCGTGAGACCGATTTATTATCACCTATCAATATGATAGAGAAGGTAAATGCTGTTTTACTTTCAGGAGGCAGTGCCTTTGGTTTAGCTGCTGCTGATGGGGTTATGGCAGCTTTAGAAGAGAATAATATAGGTTTTGATGTAGGAGTTACCAAAGTACCTATAGTCCCTGCTGCTGTCCTTTTTGATTTAACTGTAGGTAATCATAAAATTCGCCCTGATTATAAGATGGGCTATAGGGCTGTTAAAGCCGCTTCTACTGAAGAGAATCGTTTAGGTAAGGTTGGGGTAGGGATGGGTTGTACTGTGGGCAAATTACTAGGTCCTAAACATGCTACACCAAGCGGACTAGGAAGTGCTAGTATCAAACTTAAAGATGATATATACATAGGTGCCCTTGTAGCTGTAAATGCCTTTGGAGATATATTTGATCATGAAGGAAGAATTATAGCAGGATGTAAAGGTAAAGGTGGCAGGTTTGTAAATACATATGAAGCCATGAAAGGACATAAAGTAAGAGGACTTGGTCAAAATACTACCATTGGAGTTATTGCAACCAATGCTAAGCTAAGTAAGACAGAGGCTACAAAAATAGCCCAAGTAGCTCATAATGGTTATGCAAAGCATATTAATCCCGTCCATACTATGTTGGATGGAGATACTATCTTTGCTATGAGCACTGGGCATAAAAGTATCGAGATTAATTTATTGGCTACTGCTGCTAGTGAAGTAATGGGAAGAGCAATTGTAAAGGCAGTTCAAGCTGTCAACCTGGATTAA